The following is a genomic window from Rhododendron vialii isolate Sample 1 chromosome 9a, ASM3025357v1.
GTTTATTCATGCTCTTTTTATTATGTTCCACAATTCGAAAAAAGGACAAGAAAAGTCAACCTATAACAAAACAGAAGAAAGACTACAGAAGTCACTTTCTCTACAAATGGTTCATCTAGACCTAACAATCAGGGCTGCCTAGATCATCAAAGTAATAAAGCGGGTTTCTCAACCTAGTGAAAATTTCAGTTGATTGCATGAATTGAGCTGAACTGATCAGGATAAAATTTCTTGCTTCTATTATCTTTCCTTGAAGTGGAATTTGATGACAATTGTTGTACAAGGAGACAAGACAAATCGATGTAGCCATTGAATTTGCCGGAGTCCATGAACTCGTTTTGCCTTCATCCATCCATTTCCTGTTGTGGAAGTTCATAACTCCCactcaataatattcagacaAGTTATGTCTTTTCTTGGACAAATTGGGAATTCttataagagcatcttcaaccaaTACTTTCGAAGACTCTATGTTAAACGATCAAACTAAGGTCTTTTATGCAAAAAGTAGGTATAAAGGACTATAAAATTCATGTCAACTCTAGTCACATTACTCTTTACATCTCTCAAAGTCTTAGGCACATAACGCATGTGCACGAGTGTTGAAAGTGTCTTTTGAAACATCCTAAAGTATTAAAATTCACAAAGAGCAAGGATTGAGAGCGCGAGCGAAGGATCCTACgcaaggattatgtgactaagctcAAAGTCCTCATTCAATTCTATGTAGCTCAAATAATTCACGCATTCCATCCAAAATTCAAActcatttttttcaacttttattttgataaaTTCAGTATTGGTCTTTTTGAAGGTATTGTGAATATATTGCTGTCACTACCAATCTGGTGAAAATTAAGTGTCCAAATTAAAAGTTTTGTCAAGTTAATGAAGAAAAAATTTGTCCTCATAAAAGAGTAGGCGATCCTCTATTTTCCTTCATCCTCCATATTTGGAAGACCAAAGGCCATCCTCTCTAGTAGAGGAGCTAGGAAGCACGGCACTCCAGGGACATGCGACCCGCTGCTGACGCACGGGGACACATATGGGAAACGCATGGTGTgtcttttaaatttttagtatttttatatGGTGGGAGATGTCGGGGACATGCTAGGGACATACATGGGGACATGATAGGGTGAtttctatatattttaaaagcttttcTAGAGTGAAATATTTTTAACTTCAAAAGTGTTGGACCAAAAGTGTAAATATAAAACAGGTGTGACTTGTGAGTCGTGTGATATACATGGGGACATGACAAGGTGAtttctatatattttaaaagcttttcTAGAGTGAAATATTTTTAACTTCAAAAGTGTTGGACCAAAAGTGTAAATATAAAACAGGTGTATATTTAATACTCACATACTAGCAATCAATAATGCATTAGATGGGAAGCTTAATCGAAATATTTAGTGGTTACAATGTAGgtttgcaaaactaaaaaagtaaaatttgcCGTGTTTGTGCCCCATTTTATTAGAATTGACGTGTCCCATGTCCATATCCGTGTCCACGTCCCCCACCGTGTCCATGTACGTATCTGTGTCCCTCTACGTCTGTGCAATGTAGGAGTGGGAAGAGTACTTGAGGTCGCCCTCCAGGTATATGGCGGTTGCTACAATGGTGCTCGAGACcaccggaggtggaggtgaaggaggagagagCTTGGGgcggacttagagagagagggatggcagTGGAGAGAGGTCTTAACCAGAGAGTAGATAGGTGTATTGAATGCTTGTTGAATACTTGTCTTTACTATAGTGTCAATTCTCCTTATATATGAGCCTTGGAGATGAGAGAGCCAGGTGTGAGGCTCCTCCCCATTGGTGGACAGAGTGGAGGTTGACATGCTTTCCTCTTTTAGTCCCAAGTTAGGCCTTTGAGCTCGTAGTCAAGGAACCAACAGAGGCTATTTCGGTGATACATGGAGACCCATATCATCTGTGTAAAATCAGGGTTCCCAAACAATCCTTGAAAAACCCTAACAATATGaatgcgaatcacaaaataatactactaGCAAAAACTACGTGAGCAATCAAACCCACAACGCAGAGATATACGTGAAAAACCTCAGAAttggtaaaaaccacgggaaggaatcaaatcactataatcattgtgcagttaccGATATACCTATCTAAACAAAGTAAATCCTCACAACGTTCTAAGTATCACCTGCCGAGTCACACGTACACCGCACCTAGTGATCTTGATTGCCAAAAGCCTTGAGTCCACAAGCCCTCCAAAAAAACCTAATCAAAATTCTCCTTTGGATGCTTTGATCTTTTTGCTCCTGCCGCCGCACGTTGCCTTTTTCTTAATCACTGTATAAGTATATTCAGCATATGGCCCAATCCTTGCCatccctttttctctttttataaGGCTGTGTTGGAAACCTAGAAAAACAAGTCCATATATAGATATTTTTTTCCacatttctttttcatttaaaaaaacagATTATGCCATCGATCCGTCCATCGATCCGTCCTCGCCAAAATTCGTCTCGCAAAAGTCAACCTCCTTTTTATCCCGAACGCTCACTCCTTTTTATCCCAAACGCTCACTCTCAATTACAAATAATAATGATTCCTTCCACTCTAATCCTATACAGACTCACTAGCCTataagaaataattaaattttcaactcgatataaaatatgtgttttgttaTATGGAATTGCCAATTCACACTTTGGAATTTGGTCCTTACAATCTGCCAAGTCAGGCAGTAGGTATGATACGGGCTCCGAGGTGCCAGGCGGTAGGTATGATACTTCTTCCGAGATGTCAGATGGCGGTCaatgccctctctctctaggaccGGTCAAGTTAGAGCTCGCCGGAGGCAAGCTCGCCCTCCTTGACAAACCCTTTGCTCTAGCCTCCGAACCACATTCCTCCTTGGGTCCCGAGCAAGGTACCTAGGCGCTGCTCCCGGCCTAGGATGGTGTATAGAGTCGCCTTTAAGTATTTTTGGAGTTTTCAAAGTGTTAAGTTGGAGATGAGGTGCCTGGAGGTGACTTCACTCCTCCATGGGTGAAGAGTTCCTGGAGGAGGCCTTACTCCTCTGGAGGTGGAGTTTGTGGAGGAAGCTTGTTTCGGCGGAGGCAAGGTTTGTGGAGGAGGTATTGCTCCTCCGAAGACACAGTTTGTGGAGGAAGTCTTCTCTTGGGCGGAATGTATAATTTGTGGAGGAAGCTTCACTTTGGCGGAGGCAAGGTTTGTGGAGGAAGCCTTGCTCCGCCGGAGGTGAGTATCATGGAGGAAGCCTTGCTCCTCCTGGAGGCAAGTGTTATGGAGAAAGCGTTGCTCCTCCCGGAGGTGAGTATTGTGGAGGAGGCTTTGCTCCTCTTGGAGGTGATGATTGTAGAGGAAGCcttgctcctcctggaggtgagtATTGTGGAGGAAGCCTTACATTGGCGGGAGGCAAGGCTTGTGGAGGAAGCTTTGCTTTGGCGGAGGTAAAGTCAGTGGAGGAGGCATTGCTCCTTTGGAGATAAAGTTTGTGGAGGAAGCTTCACTTTGGCAGAGGCAAGGTTTGTGGAGGAAGCCTTCCTCTGCTGAAGGTGAGTATCATGGAGGAAGCCTTGCTCCTCCTAGAGGCGAGTGTTAAGCAGAAAGCCTTGCTCCTCCCAGAGGTGAGGATCATGGAAGAAGCCTTGCTCCTCCTGGAGTTGAGTattgtggaggaggccttgctcctcctGGGGAGAGTCGCCAGAGGGGCTCTTAGAGAAGGTATATCCGGATGTGGGATATATCATATACCCACATTAATGTCTCCTTGCGCGCATATACTCATATCTCGGAATGAGTGTGTGCGGGCATAATTGAATTATGGCGGGAGCCTCGTTCCTCCTGGGGAGGGTCGCTGGAGGGGCTCTTGGAGAAGGTATATCCGGATGGGGGATATATCATATACCCACAATGTCTTGACAGTTATCTTGACATAAttttctgaaaaagaaaaaccaagaaTATGAAAGGGTATTGAATTGCTTATATGATACTTGgattgtacctttttttttctcagatGGGAACATGAAACATTATCGGTAGGTACCGAGTCCCAATATGGCTGATGTATTGTGGTGTGAACAAAAATCGCATATGTAACAGTGTTGCGTAATGGTATTGTCCGTTACATTGATACTGTTACGTAACAGTATCGATGGTTTTTCCAATGTTGTgcgaaattggaaaaaaatcacAACTTAGGCTACCAATTTCGCTCTATGACTGTTACACCCCGAAATTGCAACATCGTGACATACCGTTATGGCGACCAATACTAATATTTTGAACCAGATGGGAGGTCTGAATTGTACCTTATTACGCGTATTTTGCACGTTtggagaagtgtgtattttcttGCTGTTTTGGTTTCTAGTCTCATTTTATCTCTTTCCTGTAGGAAGCAAATTTAATTGGAGTTGACAGCCTTGGAATTGATGTTAGAGTTTTCTCCGGCTTAGAAGTACAAACACATCGGTTTCCCTTCAAAGTCCAGGTAACTTGCAAAGTTTGAGAATGCATTCTCCATTTCAGGCCTCACATCATCTGACTGTCGTTTCATATCCTACGGTTGGGTGTATTTGAATTACGTATCCTAGAAATACAAAAATTTAAACAGATGTAACTTAAAATAATAGCGCAAGTTTCAAACGTTATTTCATGGCGAGGACCATTTCTTAAAGTTGTAGTACAGGCTTATTTTTATCATTCTGCGTGTAATCAGTAAATAGTGAGTTACACCAACTCTTTGTCTTTCTGATTTTACACAATCAATTAGAAAGTTGTGAAATCCAGAATACAAGCTAATGGATCATATTTTAGCAAATAAATCTAAATGTCCAAGATGCGTCCACGTACTTGAAATCAACTTTTGGTTACACTAGTTCTTTAGGATTTTTACCTAGGGAGATTGGATGCTGGAACGCCTGCACCTAATACTCTTACCTTAGATGTACAATATTGgtgctttcttttcctttgatgATTCAATAATCATAGGTCATCCTTCCTCCTCATATTAACTTGTGCATTATTACACACTAATACGGGTTTGCTTCAATTCGTATCATTATCACAACTTTGTcctatctttgtttttttcccctctatCTTTTTCTTGAGGCACCCCTAGGTTCAAGCTCGACTGCAGATTATATCattgtcctcctcctcctaatcTGGTTGGTTAATATCATTTCTTTTGAACCTGTTTGGATTCTCTAACCCATTACGCTGTCTATTTCTGTTGTCATATTTGTTTGAAGGTTTGAGTTACTTTTGTGCATGTATGTGCACATATGTATAAAGCCAATGTCCAGTTGATGACACTAATTTTGATAAAACCCGCAAAAACGTGGTGCAATGTCAATGAAATCACACTGGTTTGCATTTTTGTTTCACCTTCTGTTTCCACATGACAGCTATGTACGTTCTTAACTATGCTCCAATTAATGGTATGATGAATCTTCTGATGCAAATTTTGTGGTACTCATGCTTTTCCTGATTTGATGAATAATTTGCTTTTATTTTCCCTTCCGTTAGTCACTAATGATCAAGGAATAGTTTTTCTTTCATAATCAGCTTTAGAATACTTTTTGAATAATTATTTGGTGGACGTTTTTTGTGACTTGCTCTTTTGgtatttttgggtaaaaaattcAGTGAACAGATGTTTTGAAATTCTCAGAAACCATTTTGTCTATAATATGAAAAAATTATAACACGACTAGTgttttgagttaaaaaaaagtagagTTGTTTGAAGTATTCTGCAAAACTTATTTTGACAGCAACCAAACAGGCCCCAAAATTGGTTTCTAGCGTTCAAAAAACGGTAGAGAATTGTTCAAATTGTATGTAAAAATAGAcaaatagtgttttttttttgttactcaAATTGGTAATGACATTTGAGATCCAAATGCGGCCAAATTCAAAAGAGTAAAGAGTGTTGAGTTAATGGATGTGAAACCTGCTGATATACTCTGAATACCGTACCTGCAGGCAAAATCAGAGGCTGCTGCTGTGAAACAGATCAATCAACTCCTGTTTCCACGTGCTCACCGAAAAAAATTCAGGGCTCATGGACCTCATGGTGATGGAATTAGGGATGAAGTTCCATTTTAAATCagctgtttcttcttcttcctttgtCCTTCTGGAATTAGAGTATGAAAATAAGTGTCACATTAACCAGTAATTTTCctcaaacttcaaactttttttaccccctatttttatctttcttcattttatcttttttttttctttctgaaagTTTCGTAATTAATCACCATGTACATAAGACcgcatatttatttttatttccagAAAGATATAAAGGTGAAAAATTCTTGTACATCTGCCACCATTGCGGATGAGATGGCTTTAAGTATTTCTGCTGGATACAGTTTTTTCACTCATGGCTATTTGATTACTGACGAGGAGTTGCTTATATACCGCAAGAGAATGATGGGTTAGAAAGAAGTTTTGTGGGTTCAAATAGAATCAAGCCCACAACTTTATTGAAGATTAATAACAACGTTGTTGTtctaaaaataccaaaaaattctACAACGGCACTTTTTGCTCAACAAATACAAGGAGTTCAGATACAGACTTCATCATCGCCCGAGCAACAAATTAGGACATCAACTATACAGACTTCACCAGGTTTTTTCTCAACCAGCGGTACCTTGATCTTTGGGTTGATATAGAGGTTCCAAACACTCTTTAGCCCGGTGAACTTTTGATTGGAGGTAGAAGCTCCCATTCTTAGCATTATTTTCAAATAGATTATCGTACTTCTGCACAAGTTGAAGAAAGACATAAAAGACCTAGTCATGGAAATATGTAGACAATGCTCACATGAGATGCTAAGTATGAAACACAGACCATAGCAATCTCTTCCCACGTGGACGTCTCAGTGACGCCAAGAATCTGCCTCGCTTCTTGCTCTGTCATGGTTTTGCTTCCTCTACGGACTGCATTCTGCACTGTTTCTTGAGCAACACCAGATTTTGCAGCATCTGAACATTAACCAGATCAAAATCTTAATATGCAAGGCATACGGTTATGAATTCTGAGGCATCTGACATAAACCAGATGAAAAGTTACTTGTACAAGAAAAGAATGACCATAAAGTACTAATGAACTTATTGGCTTTTTCACATGCTCCCAAAGAACTCCCTTTCGCTATGCATTCAACACAAGCTTATTGTAATGAACCAAGTTCCCTAAGAGTGCAGATTGATAGCTTTGAGCTAACTGTGAAAAGTGCAAACAGCAAGAATAAATTAGACGCCACTCTGTTTGATATCCTTTCTTCATGACTGCCAAAACACTTCAAGTTAGCTGCATTACGAAGGAATGAGCTAAAGTAGAGGAAGCACAAGTTTATTTCACAGAAATGAGAGAAAGTTTTAGTTTAATATAAAATAACAAGCTGTGAAAGTAGCaataaaaaatgttttcactAATTTTGATAAAACCCGCAAAAACGTGGTGCAATGTGAATGAAATCACACTGGTTTGCACTTTTGCATTTGAACATCATTTTGGCCGTGCTATATATCCTACTCAAATGGAGGGCATGTTCTTTTTAGAGGAAGAGTCCTGAAGCAGTCCAGTTTACTAGCACTAGTTCATTGTCTTAAGCTATGAACAGGTGGTTACGGTAATTGGTATATGGTTTTTATCATTTTGGGTATAGAAGTTTTGAGAGAAAAGCATTTTGTAACCCTTTTGGGACATCTTCTCTCCAATCAATCAATTCTTTGATTTTGGTTATATCATGGATATTTCGTGTCACTTTCCCCCTTTAGTAGTTCCACAGAGGTGCAGACACCAGAATTGCTGGGGATATTAGAATCCTTCAATAATTCACTTCATTTGAGATAAGAAAATTACTTCCTACCATTTGTGTGTATGTTATAAAAGTATGTATATTTATAGTACGTGCTGATATCTTTTACAGGTGGGTCCAGACAAAGGTTACATGTGTGGATGTTCTCTAGTGATCCGTTCGTGGTTAACCTTTTGTGATGGATGATTTCCATTGTGGTTACGCCGTGGAGGAGGTGGCAGAGGAAGGAGAAtaggaagtggtggtggaggttttgAAATGGGGGTAACATAGGGGAGATGTTACAGGTGGTGGCCGAGGGAGTGGGGAACAGCTGGTTTTTGTATTGGTGTGTAAATGAATATACACGAGTACGAAAATGATGATATTAAGGCCACTTACGAGCACATCAACTGATGTTAGTGGCGCGCTTAGCATACAAACCACAGCGGCAAGGTGATTTTCTCAACGTCAGGGCTAATCCGAACATTGCAAAAATATTGAAgggtgttgaaaaatgtatgcattataatttgtgaaaatttatatgcatctctattaattattttgatgattaattcaatgatatttttattcggcaaatacaaaattatcgaaaagtcgattcccgaattaaatattttcgtgaccttgaaatatagcataaagtctcttggattcttgatttatatttacaaagactttattgagctcaatacatgctttaacggtttatttagatgaaattgtgagccacaggttgacgaaccggctgacaagccggctgtctgaacagaaagctgtgacaaccggacgaccacccggatgaccactctatcaaacggctagtttccaacggctagtttcaaacggctagtttccaacggctagtttccaacggctagttccaacggctagtttccaacggctagttccaacggctagtttcaaacggctagtttccaacggctagtttcaaacggctagtttccaacggctagttccaacggctagtttccaacggctaggaagcatatggatggctatataaggcatcaagaactcattaatgagtacatacacaagctacaacattccatattattgcaagagcaaattctcaaaagatcaaagccaaaaattctcattgttcttccactttcatattattcttgagagaaaatttgtacaagtcgtgagcgataattttcataccttcttcacatacttgtatttcctaagtgagtgtttgagtcaaacacttgaaaacttagaagaccaaattcgggttggaatttgggtgttattgtttttgagaagttttcggagaaaattcttgcggttgtgctagctcctcgggaaagctagaggcattcggttcttgtaagcacctacaagttgtaatcttttaaagattagtctaaccttcaagtaattgcttgaggagaagtggagtagggccggaccgtggacaaatccggaccgaaccactataaacgggttctatctctctatctctctattttgattgcatacttattgtttgcatatattgttagagataaatttttattggtaattattactagcaatcctattcaccccccctctaggttgcataatttgggtaacaattggtatcaaagcctcggctcttgtttgtagatttaaccatctaagagttaagatccatggcaaccactagtaatgtttcttgtatcgaaggtcaatcgtccaatagacctcccttgttcaccggagaaaattactctcattggaaaaatagaatgatgatctttattcaatccacggattatgatctatggaaaattatcaaaaatggtcccattattcctactaagaaagttggggaagagactatgcctaaatcagataatgagtggagtcattcggaaaagacttcaatagaaaagaactatagagctatgaaccttcttttttgtgctattactcccaatgaatatgattgtgtttccgcatgtgaatcggctaaagaaatatgggataagttagaaatgtcacatgaaggagatagtcaagttaaggagtccaaaattgatattcttgtgcatagctatgagctcttcaaaatgaaaccggatgaatctatatctcaaatgtttgctagatttgctagtattactaacggtttaaaagctcttggaaagatttacagtcaatccgaaatgacaaggaaggtgctccgttccatgccaaccaattgggacactaccacctccatcattctacaatccaaagatttctcaacatacacgatggacaagctcatgggatctctcatgacggaggaaatacatcacaacctcaagggtgaaaaagagaagaaagttaaggatcttgccttcaaaagtacaacaagcaaatcaaaaagcaaggaggattcaagcaacgaaagtgaggatgatgaaatggcgctcatcacaaaaacgttcaagaaactcctcaaaaatagagcatctcacaaaggcagaggattttcaagaaaacatggaggcaaagaagaaaatagtaaaaaggatccaatcatttgctacgagtgcaagaagcccggccacatcaaaagtgaatgtccatatgcaaaaaaatattcaaagaaggacaaaaagagagctatgatggccgcatgggacaatagtgacgatagtagctccgatgaggacgatgagcaacaagaggtcgctaacttgtgtttcatggccatcgaagaaaacgaggtagatctcgactcatcctattcctttgatgaattatttattgcctataaagagttgaaagtagaatttgaaaaggttgtttctaaaaacaaatttcttaaaaaggttgctaaagatctttcactagaaatagatgatttaattgaagagaaagatattttggaggaagaaaatgaaagtttaagaacctctttggaaaaagaaaaagagtatttgaaggatacttccaaaaacgaatctttagaaaaacaaattgatgatttaactaattctctttcaaaactcactaatggaaaagaaagtttagacattcttcttggaaaacaaatggtttcttttcacaaggccggaattggttataatcccactcaacacaaaaatctttttgaaaaagatgttcctccttctagccattctaaattgacatgtcattattgtggtaaaattggtcatatttctcctacttgtcctatgaaaggatactcatcttctaatgcaaaaaaggtctgggttcctaagaaccgtatcaatgctaaccttcaaggacccaagatgatttgggtaccaaaagtcaagaaatgatgtgctattgtaggtatgcttcaaaagttctctcaaggaaggaagttggtaccttgatagtggatgttcaagacacatgaccggtgacaagaaggctttcaattctctttcgcctaaagatggtggacatgtcacatttggagacaacaacaaaggcaaaatcataggaatcggtgatataggtaattctcctattattgaagatgttttacttgttagtggtttaaaacacaatcttcttagcataagtcaattatgtgatagaggaaatcgtgttatctttgaaaaatccaaatgtatcattgaaaatgtcaaaagcaacaagacactcttcgttggacaaagacttgaaaatgtatatgtttttaatctcaatgatttaagtaattgtgatataaaatgtttttccgctttgagtgaaaatagttggctttggcataggcgcctaggacatgcaagtatggatgctatttcaaaactctctagaaaaaatttggtaaaaggtcttcctaaaatcaaatttgaaaaagatagactttgtggtccttgccaacaaggaaaacaaaccaaggcttcttttaagtccaaaaatgttgtttcaactactagacctttgcaattacttcatatggatttgtttggaccaactcgctctccaagtctttgtggaaactattattgtcttgttgttgttgatgatttctctagatatacatgggtgatgttcctagctcataagaatgaggcttatcctaatttcactaaactttgtagaagagttcaaaatgaaaaaggagttgttatttctaacattcgtacgg
Proteins encoded in this region:
- the LOC131301612 gene encoding mitochondrial import inner membrane translocase subunit PAM16 like 2, giving the protein MAAKILANLIIMGSGIMARAVVQAYRQALANAAKSGVAQETVQNAVRRGSKTMTEQEARQILGVTETSTWEEIAMKYDNLFENNAKNGSFYLQSKVHRAKECLEPLYQPKDQGTAG